One window of the Cuculus canorus isolate bCucCan1 chromosome 13, bCucCan1.pri, whole genome shotgun sequence genome contains the following:
- the CNEP1R1 gene encoding nuclear envelope phosphatase-regulatory subunit 1: protein MNSLDQAEDLKAFERRLTEYIACLQPATGRWRMILIVVSVCTATGAWNWLIDPETQKVSFFTSLWNHPFFTISCITLIGLFFAGIHKRVVAPSIIAARCRTVLAEYNMSCDDTGKLILKPRPHVQ, encoded by the exons ATCTCAAAGCTTTTGAAAGAAGACTTACTGAATACATTGCATGTTTGCAGCCAGCTACAGGACGTTGGAGAA tgatTCTGATAGTGGTATCAGTCTGCACAGCAACTGGTGCTTGGAACTGGTTAATTGATCCAGAGACACAAAAG GTGTCATTTTTCACATCACTTTGGAATCACCCATTTTTCACAATTAGCTGTATTACCCTAATAGGCTTGTTCTTTGCTGGAATACATAAAAGAGTGGTGGCACCATCAAT CATAGCAGCCCGATGTCGAACTGTTTTGGCAGAATATAATATGTCCTGTGATGAT actggaaaattaattttgaaaccTAGGCCTCATGTTCAATAA